Proteins co-encoded in one Deltaproteobacteria bacterium genomic window:
- the lpxK gene encoding tetraacyldisaccharide 4'-kinase: MKWNWSKIHGTSPPPTWNLVLAPLSMIYGLGAKIHMGAIGRKKKKILPGFVASVGNLTTGGTGKTPAVLMLARWAAARGHRVAVLSRGYGGRYQNGVLVVSDPGKGLLADPRESGDEPFLLASRLKGIPVIVSKDRFRAGMLAHEKFGTDFFLLDDGFQHLNLHRDLDLVLLDAEHPFGNGHLLPRGPLREPVGHLERADAFILTRSDRVKDLSPIENFFNSRFPRIPLFKGRHVPEAIHFPREGRTCGLDFLKGKRIAAFAGIARPETFLDTLSGLGAIPVSFSVFADHHPFNPGEIRHLLRLKEESGAQYLVTTEKDWVRIKDIVSGIPDLAFLRIAFDLSPTQDFFHMMEEAVEKSARAETSS, translated from the coding sequence ATGAAATGGAACTGGTCCAAAATCCACGGGACATCACCCCCCCCCACCTGGAACCTGGTCCTGGCTCCCCTGTCCATGATCTACGGACTTGGGGCGAAAATCCACATGGGGGCCATAGGGAGGAAAAAGAAAAAGATTCTTCCAGGATTCGTGGCGAGCGTAGGCAATCTCACCACCGGGGGGACGGGCAAGACGCCCGCCGTGCTCATGCTTGCCCGGTGGGCGGCCGCACGTGGTCACCGGGTTGCTGTTCTATCCAGGGGATACGGGGGTCGATATCAAAACGGGGTCTTGGTAGTATCAGACCCTGGAAAAGGCCTCCTGGCGGATCCCCGGGAATCCGGAGACGAGCCCTTTCTCCTTGCCAGCCGCCTCAAGGGGATCCCCGTAATCGTTTCAAAGGATCGATTCCGGGCAGGGATGCTCGCCCACGAAAAATTCGGCACTGATTTCTTTCTCCTGGACGACGGGTTCCAGCACCTTAACCTTCACCGTGACCTGGACCTGGTATTGCTCGATGCGGAGCACCCTTTCGGAAACGGCCATCTTCTTCCCCGGGGACCCTTGAGGGAACCCGTCGGGCACCTGGAAAGGGCGGATGCCTTCATCCTGACCCGTTCAGACCGGGTGAAAGATTTATCTCCCATCGAAAATTTCTTTAACTCCCGATTTCCCCGCATTCCTCTTTTCAAGGGCCGCCATGTGCCAGAGGCCATCCACTTTCCGCGTGAGGGGAGGACCTGCGGGCTGGATTTTCTCAAGGGCAAACGAATCGCCGCATTCGCGGGTATCGCCCGTCCCGAGACTTTCCTTGATACCCTCTCAGGTCTGGGGGCTATACCGGTCTCCTTCAGCGTATTCGCGGATCATCATCCATTCAACCCTGGGGAGATCCGGCACCTCCTCCGTCTAAAGGAAGAATCCGGGGCGCAATACCTCGTAACCACCGAAAAGGACTGGGTAAGGATCAAGGACATCGTTTCCGGGATCCCGGATCTTGCATTCCTGAGGATCGCCTTTGACCTATCTCCCACTCAGGACTTCTTCCACATGATGGAAGAGGCCGTTGAAAAAAGTGCCCGGGCCGAGACATCCTCTTGA
- a CDS encoding 3-deoxy-D-manno-octulosonic acid transferase, with amino-acid sequence MFFYHLLWTLLLLPASPLLFKGDSRLRERLLPNPTPCLPREGTLWIHALSVGEVISAQPLVKALVRAYPNRPIAFSVSTRQGMEIARESLAGKVNTLFFMPLDFWWSMRRVIHILQPALFLLVETDLWPGLLRALKKRGVPSLLVNGRISPRTFHGYKRFRHLACSLLNTLDGCLMQTDLDTRRLLEIGVRPDKVFTAGNIKFDRDWKPMEKEEMEHWRNLLGLEAGERVWVAGSTHEGEEEILFRVFLEIRSDFPGLKMVLAPRRIERSGEVYQGALEMGLSAVLRSRCESKGGSSYDVMILDTLGELGRIYGIGSVSFVGGSLVPIGGHNLLEPASFGTPVLFGPHTFNFDLMSRNLVEAGGGIRVGEQQGLSDALRTLLGDPAKRDAMGRKAKKFVVANQGALSRVLKHVDRCLS; translated from the coding sequence TTGTTTTTTTATCATCTCCTCTGGACCTTACTGCTGCTTCCCGCCTCCCCCCTCCTGTTCAAGGGGGATTCGCGACTCAGGGAAAGGCTGCTTCCCAACCCGACACCTTGTCTCCCGCGAGAAGGGACCCTTTGGATCCACGCCCTCTCCGTAGGAGAAGTCATCTCCGCCCAGCCCCTTGTAAAGGCCCTGGTTCGGGCATATCCCAACCGGCCTATCGCCTTCTCCGTATCCACCCGCCAGGGGATGGAGATCGCCCGGGAATCTTTGGCGGGGAAGGTGAACACCCTTTTTTTCATGCCCCTGGATTTCTGGTGGTCCATGAGGCGGGTGATCCACATCCTCCAGCCGGCCCTCTTTCTTCTCGTTGAGACCGATCTCTGGCCCGGACTCCTCCGCGCCCTCAAAAAAAGGGGGGTCCCGAGCCTTCTCGTAAACGGCCGAATTTCCCCCCGGACCTTCCACGGATACAAGAGGTTCCGCCACCTCGCTTGTTCTCTTCTAAACACCCTGGACGGGTGTCTCATGCAGACGGATCTGGACACCAGAAGACTCCTGGAGATCGGCGTGAGGCCCGACAAGGTGTTCACGGCGGGGAACATCAAGTTCGACCGGGACTGGAAACCCATGGAAAAAGAAGAAATGGAACACTGGCGCAACCTCCTGGGACTCGAGGCGGGTGAGAGGGTGTGGGTGGCGGGCAGCACCCACGAGGGAGAAGAGGAGATCCTTTTCCGGGTTTTCCTGGAAATCCGATCCGACTTCCCGGGACTCAAGATGGTCCTCGCCCCCCGGAGAATCGAGCGGAGCGGCGAAGTTTATCAAGGAGCGCTCGAGATGGGACTCTCGGCGGTCCTGAGAAGCCGATGCGAATCAAAGGGAGGGTCCTCCTATGACGTGATGATTCTCGACACCCTCGGTGAACTCGGAAGGATATACGGGATCGGATCGGTCAGCTTCGTGGGAGGGAGCCTGGTTCCCATCGGGGGACACAATCTCCTTGAGCCTGCAAGCTTCGGGACACCTGTCCTTTTCGGGCCCCACACCTTCAATTTCGACCTCATGTCCAGGAACCTGGTGGAGGCAGGAGGGGGCATAAGGGTTGGGGAGCAACAAGGCCTCTCCGACGCCCTGCGGACCCTCCTGGGCGATCCCGCGAAACGGGATGCCATGGGGAGAAAGGCGAAAAAGTTCGTCGTTGCAAACCAGGGCGCCCTCTCTCGGGTGCTTAAACATGTGGATCGTTGCCTGTCATGA
- a CDS encoding PAS domain-containing protein: protein MKPYQEAEKQDRRRRRRERYIILSLAVLIILLTYLGRNVFDLGLDLPIPNSILIFALIDINVILLLLLLFLTTRNLVKLLFERKKGIMGAKLRTKLVMAFVSLSLLPTIILFFVSVQFISASIEYWFNLPIERSLKISLEVGQEYYDQVTDEILSYGNNLGRLITYHGYMLISRKEELKKFIAEKRLEYRLTAIKVYSMKMKLRAQAIDERINLGSFKDPGMDILREAFNSGSERHDFQSSTHGVLISGIVPVFSRTESKAVVGLVVLEKFIPRSFANRLDAIAKGLEEYKQFKMLKTPVKVTHMILLTIVTLLIIFSSIWFGFFLSKGIIVPIQELAEGTNRIASGDYDFYIDLESGDEIGILVNSFNRMTQDLKNSKQQLEEANAELVRSNIQLEQRRLYMEIVLANVAAGVISADAQGNILTINKSAERMLNIRANEIIGKNYRDVLPLDQFRIIEEFLTDKRLFRKGSVERQARITVGEKTLILLVSLNVLRDDQGRYLGLVAVFEDLTEIERAHRMAAWREVARRIAHEVKNPLTPIQLSAQRLKRRYGDKVGPEESKIFEECTSMIINQVEELKRLVNEFSSFARMPASHPTPNNLNSVIREAVGLYKDVQRDVTIRFTECPEVPEFKLDKEQMKRVMINLLDNALDAIDGGGEITVELAYEEEQGVVRLVVADNGRGISPEHKIRLFEPYFSTKRHGTGLGLTIINTIISDHGGSIRVQGNTPRGTRFIIELPVKT, encoded by the coding sequence ATGAAACCATACCAAGAAGCTGAAAAACAGGATCGCAGGAGAAGACGCAGGGAAAGGTACATCATCCTCTCCCTTGCCGTCCTCATCATCCTCCTGACCTATCTGGGGAGGAACGTTTTCGACTTAGGGCTGGATCTCCCTATCCCCAACAGCATCCTCATATTCGCCCTGATCGACATCAACGTCATCCTGCTTCTCCTGCTCCTGTTCCTGACCACGAGGAACCTCGTAAAACTCCTCTTTGAGAGAAAAAAGGGGATCATGGGGGCAAAGCTCCGGACCAAGCTGGTGATGGCCTTCGTCAGCCTCTCCCTCCTGCCCACCATTATTCTCTTTTTCGTCTCGGTTCAGTTCATTTCCGCTTCCATCGAGTACTGGTTCAACCTTCCCATCGAGCGTTCCCTCAAGATCTCCCTCGAAGTAGGCCAGGAGTATTACGACCAGGTCACTGACGAGATTCTCTCATACGGCAACAACCTCGGCCGACTCATCACCTACCACGGCTACATGCTGATTTCACGCAAGGAAGAACTCAAAAAATTCATCGCGGAAAAACGTCTGGAATACCGCCTGACGGCGATCAAGGTCTACTCCATGAAAATGAAACTCCGGGCCCAGGCGATAGATGAGAGGATCAACCTGGGTTCTTTCAAGGATCCGGGGATGGATATCTTGAGAGAGGCCTTCAACTCGGGCTCCGAAAGACATGATTTTCAATCCTCCACCCATGGCGTACTGATCAGCGGCATCGTCCCCGTCTTTTCCCGGACAGAGTCAAAGGCCGTTGTTGGCTTGGTGGTCCTTGAAAAATTCATTCCCCGATCCTTCGCCAATCGTCTGGATGCCATCGCCAAGGGCCTGGAAGAATACAAACAGTTCAAGATGCTCAAGACCCCGGTCAAGGTCACCCACATGATCCTTCTGACCATCGTCACCCTGCTCATCATCTTCTCCTCAATCTGGTTCGGCTTCTTTCTATCCAAGGGCATCATCGTTCCCATACAGGAGTTGGCAGAGGGGACGAATCGTATCGCCTCCGGGGACTACGATTTTTACATCGATTTGGAGTCCGGAGATGAGATCGGGATCCTTGTCAACTCCTTCAACCGAATGACCCAGGACCTCAAAAACAGCAAGCAGCAACTTGAGGAGGCAAACGCGGAGCTGGTCAGGAGCAACATCCAACTCGAGCAGCGGCGCCTCTATATGGAGATCGTCCTGGCCAACGTGGCTGCAGGTGTCATATCGGCCGACGCCCAGGGTAATATCCTCACCATCAACAAGTCCGCCGAGCGGATGCTGAACATCCGGGCCAATGAGATCATCGGCAAAAATTACAGGGATGTGTTGCCGTTAGATCAGTTCAGGATCATCGAGGAATTTTTGACCGACAAGCGTCTTTTCCGAAAAGGATCCGTGGAACGGCAAGCCCGGATCACCGTTGGAGAAAAGACCCTCATCCTTCTTGTCTCCCTTAACGTCCTCCGGGACGATCAGGGCAGATACCTGGGACTGGTGGCCGTCTTCGAAGACCTTACCGAGATCGAAAGGGCCCATCGGATGGCGGCCTGGCGTGAGGTGGCCAGACGCATCGCCCACGAGGTCAAGAATCCCCTTACCCCGATCCAGCTCTCGGCCCAGAGGCTCAAGAGACGTTATGGCGATAAGGTGGGCCCTGAAGAGAGCAAGATCTTCGAGGAGTGCACCAGCATGATCATCAACCAGGTGGAAGAACTCAAAAGACTGGTGAACGAATTTTCAAGTTTCGCCCGGATGCCGGCATCCCATCCCACCCCCAACAATCTCAACAGCGTCATTCGTGAAGCCGTGGGACTTTACAAGGATGTCCAGCGGGATGTCACGATCCGCTTCACCGAGTGTCCTGAAGTTCCCGAGTTCAAGCTGGACAAGGAACAAATGAAGAGGGTCATGATCAACCTGCTGGACAACGCCTTGGACGCCATAGACGGGGGAGGAGAAATCACCGTGGAACTCGCATACGAGGAAGAACAGGGGGTGGTCAGGCTCGTGGTGGCAGACAACGGCCGGGGGATCTCTCCCGAGCACAAGATCAGGCTCTTCGAACCTTACTTTTCCACCAAACGGCACGGCACCGGCCTGGGGCTGACCATCATCAACACCATCATCAGCGACCACGGGGGTTCGATCCGGGTCCAGGGCAACACGCCGCGGGGTACACGGTTCATAATCGAACTCCCTGTAAAGACCTAG
- a CDS encoding DUF4390 domain-containing protein — protein sequence MKKTRTVFKLLAILALLCFFPAPSQAQEARLSDIVLTNTRDHLLVYFAVEGCFTPEMEQAIENGIQTTFTFYIRLYEEKEWAWDRKIIDLEINHTVKYDNIKKVYTIRLAEQGDRTLTVRDWDKAKKLMAEVVALKVIPLKQLQKGRQYKLKMMAQLDRIKLPLYLHHLLFFLSLWDFETDWHEIDFQY from the coding sequence ATGAAAAAGACGAGAACGGTCTTCAAACTCCTCGCAATCCTGGCCCTCCTGTGTTTCTTCCCGGCACCGTCCCAGGCACAGGAGGCACGCCTCTCAGATATCGTGCTGACCAATACCCGGGATCACCTCCTGGTCTACTTCGCGGTGGAGGGATGCTTTACTCCCGAAATGGAACAGGCCATTGAAAACGGGATCCAAACGACCTTCACTTTTTATATCCGGCTCTACGAAGAGAAAGAATGGGCCTGGGACAGAAAAATCATCGACCTGGAAATCAACCACACCGTAAAATACGACAATATCAAAAAAGTTTACACCATCAGGCTTGCAGAGCAGGGCGACCGAACCCTCACCGTCAGGGATTGGGACAAAGCGAAGAAACTCATGGCAGAAGTCGTTGCCTTAAAAGTGATCCCCTTGAAGCAATTGCAAAAGGGGAGGCAATACAAGCTGAAGATGATGGCCCAGCTTGACAGGATAAAACTCCCCCTCTACCTCCACCATCTCCTTTTCTTCCTTTCTCTTTGGGACTTCGAAACCGACTGGCATGAAATTGACTTCCAGTATTAA
- a CDS encoding UDP-3-O-acyl-N-acetylglucosamine deacetylase, producing the protein MSVDYRQRTLREEASCEGIGLHSGEKVSLTIKPAPPDSGISFIRKDLDGNPEIPARFQNVVDTNLSTTIGNNGFTVSTVEHLMAAFFGLGIDNARVEVEGPEVPIMDGSAAPFVFLLKSAGIKEQKKPKRFFVIKKPFHLSDGKKYVSIHPSKELKISYTIDFQHPLLRNQSYELSFSGKDFIQEISRARTFGFLKDINVLRENGLAMGGSLDNAIVIDEFRILNEDGLRYKDEFVRHKILDFIGDLAILGFPVIGHFVIERSGHSLNHALIRKLVKRGKYWEEMAFEDPRVYVQKRLKLPAFGTSEPVPA; encoded by the coding sequence ATGAGCGTGGATTACAGGCAGCGGACGTTAAGAGAGGAAGCCAGTTGTGAAGGGATCGGATTGCACTCCGGCGAAAAGGTCAGCTTGACAATCAAGCCCGCCCCCCCGGACAGCGGGATATCCTTCATCCGCAAGGATCTTGATGGGAACCCCGAGATTCCAGCCCGCTTTCAAAACGTCGTTGACACCAACCTCTCCACCACCATCGGGAACAATGGATTCACGGTTTCGACCGTTGAACACCTGATGGCCGCCTTCTTCGGACTCGGTATCGACAACGCAAGGGTGGAGGTCGAAGGCCCTGAAGTCCCTATTATGGACGGAAGCGCCGCCCCCTTCGTATTTCTTTTAAAGAGCGCAGGGATCAAGGAACAAAAAAAACCCAAACGCTTCTTTGTCATCAAGAAGCCCTTTCACCTTTCGGATGGCAAAAAGTACGTATCCATCCACCCCTCCAAAGAACTCAAGATATCCTATACTATCGATTTTCAACATCCTCTCCTGAGAAACCAGAGTTACGAACTCTCCTTTTCCGGTAAGGACTTCATCCAGGAGATCAGCCGTGCGAGGACCTTCGGTTTTTTAAAGGATATCAATGTCCTGAGGGAAAACGGACTCGCCATGGGCGGTTCACTGGACAATGCCATCGTCATTGATGAATTCAGAATCCTTAATGAGGACGGCCTGAGGTACAAGGACGAGTTCGTGAGGCACAAAATCCTGGATTTCATTGGAGATCTCGCCATCCTCGGCTTTCCCGTCATCGGTCACTTCGTGATCGAAAGGTCCGGCCATTCCCTCAATCACGCCCTGATCAGGAAACTTGTCAAACGGGGCAAATACTGGGAAGAAATGGCTTTTGAAGACCCCCGTGTTTACGTCCAGAAAAGGTTGAAACTTCCGGCTTTCGGCACATCGGAACCCGTCCCTGCCTAA
- a CDS encoding carboxymuconolactone decarboxylase family protein has product MSPPYHLWKAFDRDLANDFSMFITGNLYSREILTLPERQMAACAMLAALRAHDELRLHVNAALNVGCDPRKLAEIFFQLATYGGMPAVNEALGVLKGVLEERGEWPIQEG; this is encoded by the coding sequence ATGTCGCCTCCTTACCACCTGTGGAAGGCCTTCGACCGTGATTTGGCCAATGATTTCTCCATGTTCATCACGGGGAATCTCTATTCGAGAGAGATTCTCACCTTGCCGGAGCGCCAGATGGCGGCCTGCGCCATGCTGGCGGCCTTGAGGGCCCACGATGAACTGAGGCTCCATGTCAATGCGGCCCTGAATGTGGGCTGTGATCCCAGGAAGCTTGCAGAGATTTTTTTCCAGCTCGCCACCTATGGCGGGATGCCGGCCGTCAATGAGGCCTTGGGCGTTTTGAAGGGTGTCCTGGAAGAACGAGGCGAGTGGCCCATCCAGGAAGGATGA
- a CDS encoding MltA domain-containing protein produces the protein MSCSNQKAPRAVSWIRTLLALSALGSILVCFGCYPTLKQEVQSPEKALKPVRFFLPSFRDDLDLSSLEQAIRLNLEYLDRLPPDRVFRYGPDEFTCSQVRESQKKFLRLIAKGLDPETLKKRIKKEFRVYKAVGRAGNRHVLFTGYFEPIYEGSLEPDETFRYPLYRPPPDLLTIDLGLFRKAYQGIRLMARIEDGRILPYYTRKEIEEEGVLSGKGLELAWLKDPVEVAFLQIQGSGRLKLKQGGSLCVGYAAKNGHPFRSIGRYLVERGFLKREELSMQRIQEFLASHPESRDEVLNHNPSYVFFRSLGQGSVVGNINVPLTPGRSLALDSRLFPKGALAFISTQKPVLDEKGKIRGWKPFSRFVLNQDTGGAIRGAGRADLFCGSGPYAEVVAGHLKHDGDLYILIGKP, from the coding sequence ATGTCATGCTCCAATCAGAAGGCCCCAAGGGCCGTTTCATGGATAAGAACGCTTCTCGCCCTGTCGGCCCTCGGCTCCATTCTTGTCTGCTTCGGGTGTTATCCCACCCTGAAGCAGGAGGTGCAGTCTCCTGAGAAGGCCCTCAAACCCGTGCGTTTTTTCCTCCCTTCCTTCCGTGACGACCTCGACCTTTCTTCCCTTGAACAGGCCATCCGGCTGAACCTCGAATACCTCGACCGACTCCCCCCGGACCGTGTCTTTCGTTACGGCCCCGATGAGTTCACGTGCTCGCAGGTTCGCGAAAGCCAGAAGAAATTCCTCCGCCTCATTGCCAAGGGCCTGGATCCTGAGACATTGAAGAAGCGGATCAAGAAAGAGTTTCGGGTCTATAAAGCCGTGGGCCGGGCCGGGAACCGACATGTTCTTTTCACCGGGTATTTCGAACCGATCTACGAGGGAAGCCTGGAGCCCGATGAGACCTTCCGATATCCTCTTTATAGGCCTCCGCCCGACCTCCTCACCATTGATTTGGGCCTTTTCAGAAAAGCCTACCAGGGGATCCGCCTCATGGCGCGGATAGAGGATGGAAGAATCCTCCCCTATTACACTCGAAAGGAAATCGAGGAGGAAGGGGTTTTGTCAGGGAAGGGGCTGGAACTGGCCTGGCTCAAGGATCCCGTCGAGGTCGCCTTCCTGCAGATCCAAGGATCCGGGCGTCTGAAGTTGAAACAGGGGGGAAGCCTTTGCGTAGGTTACGCCGCCAAGAACGGCCACCCTTTCAGATCCATCGGACGCTATCTTGTCGAGCGGGGATTCCTGAAAAGGGAGGAGCTGTCCATGCAGCGGATCCAGGAATTTCTCGCCTCTCATCCCGAGTCGAGGGATGAAGTCTTGAACCATAATCCATCCTACGTCTTTTTCCGATCCCTGGGCCAAGGATCGGTCGTGGGCAATATCAACGTTCCCCTGACCCCGGGCCGATCCCTGGCCCTGGATTCCAGGCTTTTCCCAAAAGGGGCCCTGGCCTTCATTTCGACGCAGAAACCCGTACTGGACGAGAAGGGTAAGATCCGCGGATGGAAGCCCTTTTCCCGTTTTGTGTTGAACCAGGATACCGGGGGTGCCATCCGGGGAGCGGGCAGGGCGGATCTTTTTTGCGGGAGCGGTCCCTATGCCGAGGTTGTGGCCGGGCACCTGAAGCACGACGGTGATCTTTATATTCTTATCGGAAAACCCTGA
- a CDS encoding glycine--tRNA ligase subunit beta, protein MDERGATMGELLFEIGTEEIPSDYQEEALREFKRLAESRFKEQRIGIGEGFETYGTPRRLVLIGRNVAAKQEDAVQEITGPPKRAAYDEEGNPTKAALGFAKKQGVPIEELECRETPKGEYLFVRRRIEGKPTLDVLPEILPSLVAEIPWPKSMRWGSLGFSFVRPVHWILALFEGKVIPFETAGVQSGNRTRGHRFMSPEAVEVSGLEDYFQKTRERYVLIDPGERSRIIREAVASAAGTVSGIPGEDPELLATVTNMVEWPTAICGGFDRSFLSLPEPVLITAMKKHQKYFSVRDPEGRLLPNFVAVNNTRVRDEKVVRKGLERVLRARLADADFFFKEDRKRPLISRLEDLKQVIYQADLGTSYAKIQRFTRLAEYLAQRFVPDKIDEIRTAAKLCKCDLETEMVMEFTSLQGVMGKEYARLEGYPEEICTAIHEHYLPDRAGGDLPTTAVGAAVGTADRMDTITGCFAVGLEPTGAADPFALRRHALAIIRILEKFGWELSLTDFITRSTALLKEEIDFDEGAVSAKVTDFFRERYRQMMLRSDFKTDLVEAVISADFDIISQLRARIEQLDRFVSQSGEFESLVLTVKRVTNILKKESEIHPVDPALFKEKCETALWDAYQSVKDDVLRNMEGKNYFEALNLMAGLRKPVDDLFEGVEILTGEEPRLRNNRVGLLQELSRFFSRMADFSKFGI, encoded by the coding sequence ATGGACGAGAGAGGAGCAACGATGGGTGAATTGCTATTCGAAATCGGCACTGAAGAGATCCCCTCGGATTACCAGGAGGAGGCCCTCAGGGAATTCAAGCGCCTGGCCGAATCCCGCTTCAAGGAGCAGCGGATCGGTATCGGGGAAGGGTTTGAGACTTACGGGACCCCGCGCCGTCTGGTGTTGATCGGCCGGAACGTGGCGGCCAAGCAGGAAGACGCGGTCCAGGAGATCACGGGTCCTCCGAAAAGGGCGGCCTATGACGAAGAGGGGAACCCCACCAAGGCGGCCCTGGGATTCGCCAAAAAACAGGGGGTTCCCATTGAGGAATTGGAGTGCAGGGAAACCCCCAAAGGGGAGTATCTCTTCGTGAGACGGCGGATCGAGGGGAAGCCGACCCTCGATGTACTCCCTGAGATCCTCCCCTCCCTGGTGGCGGAAATCCCCTGGCCCAAGTCCATGCGGTGGGGGAGCCTGGGTTTTTCCTTCGTTCGCCCGGTTCACTGGATACTTGCCCTCTTCGAAGGGAAGGTGATCCCTTTCGAGACGGCCGGGGTCCAGAGCGGAAACAGGACCAGGGGACACCGTTTCATGTCGCCTGAAGCCGTCGAGGTGAGCGGCCTTGAAGACTATTTCCAAAAGACCAGGGAACGGTACGTTCTCATCGATCCCGGGGAGCGCTCCAGGATCATAAGGGAAGCCGTAGCCTCCGCTGCGGGGACCGTTTCCGGCATCCCCGGCGAGGACCCGGAACTACTCGCCACCGTCACCAACATGGTGGAGTGGCCCACGGCGATATGCGGCGGTTTCGACAGGTCCTTTCTCAGCCTCCCCGAGCCGGTCCTCATCACGGCCATGAAGAAGCATCAGAAGTATTTTTCGGTCCGCGACCCGGAAGGACGGCTGTTGCCCAACTTTGTTGCCGTGAACAACACCCGGGTGCGGGACGAAAAGGTGGTACGCAAGGGGCTCGAAAGGGTCCTTCGGGCCCGTCTGGCCGACGCGGATTTCTTTTTCAAGGAAGACAGGAAACGCCCCCTGATCTCCCGGCTTGAAGACCTGAAGCAGGTCATCTATCAGGCCGACCTCGGGACCTCTTACGCCAAGATTCAGCGTTTCACCCGCCTGGCCGAATACCTGGCCCAAAGATTCGTCCCGGACAAAATCGATGAAATTCGGACTGCCGCCAAGCTGTGCAAGTGCGACCTGGAAACCGAAATGGTCATGGAATTCACATCCCTCCAAGGAGTGATGGGCAAAGAATACGCCAGGCTCGAGGGTTACCCCGAGGAGATCTGTACCGCAATCCACGAACACTACCTCCCGGACCGGGCGGGCGGAGATCTTCCGACCACGGCCGTCGGAGCGGCCGTCGGCACGGCTGACCGCATGGACACCATAACGGGCTGTTTCGCCGTGGGGCTCGAACCCACGGGAGCGGCAGACCCCTTCGCCCTTCGAAGGCATGCCCTGGCCATTATCCGAATCCTGGAGAAATTCGGCTGGGAGCTTTCCCTCACGGATTTCATCACCCGTTCCACCGCCCTTCTCAAGGAAGAAATCGATTTCGATGAAGGGGCTGTATCAGCCAAGGTGACGGACTTCTTCCGGGAGCGGTACAGGCAGATGATGCTTCGCTCGGATTTCAAGACGGATCTGGTCGAGGCCGTCATTTCGGCGGACTTCGACATCATCTCTCAACTCCGGGCCAGGATCGAGCAACTCGATCGCTTTGTCTCCCAATCCGGGGAATTCGAGTCCCTGGTCCTCACGGTCAAAAGGGTGACCAATATCCTGAAGAAAGAGTCCGAGATTCATCCCGTGGACCCCGCCCTCTTCAAGGAAAAGTGTGAAACCGCGCTTTGGGATGCTTATCAATCGGTAAAGGACGACGTCCTCCGGAACATGGAGGGAAAAAACTACTTCGAAGCGCTGAATCTCATGGCGGGGTTGAGAAAACCGGTCGATGACCTCTTTGAAGGTGTGGAGATCCTGACCGGCGAAGAGCCCCGGCTTCGAAACAACCGGGTTGGGCTCTTGCAGGAACTGTCCCGGTTTTTCTCCAGGATGGCCGATTTTTCAAAGTTTGGGATTTAG
- the glyQ gene encoding glycine--tRNA ligase subunit alpha: protein MTFQELILTLEKFWGERGCVIQQPYDLEVGAGTFNPATLLRALGPEPWSVAYVEPSRRPTDGRYGENPNRLGHYYQYQVIIKPSPLDIQDIYLDSLKALGIDPLDHDIRFVEDDWESPTLGASGLGWEVWLDGMEITQFTYFQQAGSIRLDPISVEITYGLERIAMYLQEKESVYDLMWNETITYGDIHKKGEWELSVYSFELADIEMLQEMFDRCEQESLRVSKEGLVLPAYDYCLKCSHLFNLLEARGAISVTERTHFIDRIRNLARKVAKNYLAQREEMGYPLLNRKGDGRERSNDG from the coding sequence ATGACCTTTCAAGAACTCATCCTGACATTGGAAAAATTCTGGGGGGAGCGGGGATGCGTGATTCAGCAACCCTACGACCTGGAGGTAGGGGCCGGAACCTTCAACCCGGCCACGCTCCTCAGAGCCCTCGGCCCCGAACCATGGTCCGTGGCCTATGTGGAACCCTCCAGACGCCCCACCGACGGCCGCTACGGGGAGAATCCCAACCGTTTGGGGCACTATTACCAGTACCAGGTGATCATCAAGCCCTCTCCCCTTGATATCCAGGACATCTACCTGGACAGCCTCAAGGCCCTGGGCATCGACCCGCTGGACCATGACATCCGGTTCGTGGAAGATGACTGGGAATCGCCGACCCTGGGGGCCTCCGGTCTGGGGTGGGAGGTATGGCTGGATGGAATGGAGATCACCCAGTTTACTTACTTTCAGCAGGCGGGCAGCATCCGCCTGGATCCCATTTCCGTTGAAATCACTTACGGGCTGGAAAGAATCGCCATGTACCTCCAGGAAAAAGAAAGCGTTTACGATCTCATGTGGAACGAGACCATCACCTATGGAGACATTCATAAGAAGGGTGAATGGGAGCTGTCGGTATACAGCTTTGAACTCGCGGACATCGAGATGCTCCAGGAGATGTTCGACCGCTGTGAACAGGAATCCCTCAGGGTAAGCAAGGAGGGTCTCGTGCTGCCCGCCTATGATTACTGTCTCAAATGTTCCCATCTTTTCAACCTGCTGGAAGCCAGGGGCGCCATCAGCGTCACGGAGAGGACCCACTTCATCGATCGGATCAGAAACCTGGCCCGGAAGGTGGCCAAAAACTACTTGGCCCAGAGAGAGGAAATGGGGTACCCCTTGCTCAACAGGAAAGGGGATGGACGAGAGAGGAGCAACGATGGGTGA